A window of Streptomyces armeniacus contains these coding sequences:
- a CDS encoding ABC-F family ATP-binding cassette domain-containing protein, which yields MITASSLELRAGARVLIETATFRVAPGDRVGLVGRNGAGKTTLTKCLAGEAVPAAGHVARSGEVGYLPQDPRTGDLDVLARDRILSARGLDTVIRKMRENEDRMANGQGATRERAMRKYERLEAEFLTKGGYAAEAEAATIAASLGLPDRVLEQPLHTLSGGQRRRVELARILFSDADTLLLDEPTNHLDADSVVWLRDFLRTYRGGLVVISHDEDLVETVVNRVFYLDANRSQIDVYNMGWKQYIDQREADERRRKRERANAEKKAASLNQQADKMRAKATKAVAAQNMARRAEKLLSGLEAERRQDKVAKLRFPDPAPCGKTPLMAEGLSKSYGSLEIFTDVSLAIDRGSRVVILGLNGAGKTTLLRLLAGIEEPDTGKVEPGHGLKLGYYAQEHETLDPDRTVLENMRSAAPDMDLVAIRKTLGSFLFSGDDVEKPARVLSGGEKTRLALATLVVSSANVLLLDEPTNNLDPASREEILGALHTFTGAVVLVTHDEGAVDALEPERIILLPDGVEDLWGQDYADLVALA from the coding sequence GTGATCACCGCCTCCAGCCTTGAGCTGCGCGCCGGCGCCCGTGTCCTCATCGAGACCGCCACCTTCCGTGTCGCCCCCGGCGACCGCGTCGGGCTGGTCGGCCGGAACGGCGCCGGCAAGACCACCCTCACCAAGTGCCTCGCCGGCGAGGCGGTGCCCGCCGCCGGGCACGTCGCCCGCAGCGGCGAGGTCGGCTATCTGCCCCAGGACCCGCGGACCGGCGACCTCGACGTGCTCGCCCGCGACCGCATCCTGTCCGCCCGCGGCCTCGACACCGTGATCCGCAAGATGCGGGAGAACGAGGACCGGATGGCCAACGGCCAGGGCGCCACCCGCGAGCGCGCCATGCGCAAGTACGAGCGCCTGGAGGCCGAGTTCCTCACCAAGGGCGGGTACGCCGCCGAGGCGGAGGCCGCCACCATCGCCGCCAGCCTCGGCCTGCCCGACCGGGTGCTCGAGCAGCCGCTGCACACCCTCTCCGGCGGCCAGCGGCGGCGCGTGGAGCTGGCCCGCATCCTGTTCTCGGACGCCGACACCCTGCTGCTGGACGAGCCGACCAACCACCTCGACGCCGACTCCGTCGTCTGGCTGCGGGACTTCCTGCGCACGTACCGCGGCGGCCTCGTCGTGATCTCCCACGACGAGGACCTGGTCGAGACGGTCGTCAACCGCGTCTTCTACCTCGACGCCAACCGGTCCCAGATCGACGTCTACAACATGGGGTGGAAGCAGTACATCGACCAGCGCGAGGCCGACGAGCGGCGGCGCAAGCGCGAGCGCGCCAACGCCGAGAAGAAGGCCGCCTCGCTGAACCAGCAGGCCGACAAGATGCGCGCCAAGGCGACCAAGGCCGTGGCCGCGCAGAACATGGCGCGCCGCGCCGAGAAGCTGCTGTCCGGACTGGAGGCCGAGCGCCGCCAGGACAAGGTGGCCAAGCTGCGCTTCCCCGACCCGGCGCCGTGCGGCAAGACGCCGCTGATGGCGGAGGGGCTGTCCAAGTCGTACGGCTCGCTGGAGATCTTCACGGACGTCAGCCTGGCCATCGACCGCGGCTCCCGCGTCGTGATCCTGGGCCTGAACGGCGCGGGCAAGACGACGCTGCTCCGGCTGCTCGCCGGAATCGAGGAGCCGGACACCGGCAAGGTCGAGCCCGGCCACGGCCTCAAGCTGGGCTACTACGCGCAGGAGCACGAGACGCTGGACCCGGACCGTACGGTGCTGGAGAACATGCGGTCGGCGGCGCCCGACATGGACCTGGTGGCCATCCGGAAGACGCTGGGCTCGTTCCTGTTCTCCGGCGACGACGTGGAGAAGCCCGCCCGGGTGCTGTCCGGCGGCGAGAAGACGCGGCTGGCGCTGGCCACCCTGGTCGTCTCGTCCGCGAACGTGCTGCTCCTCGACGAGCCCACGAACAACCTCGACCCGGCCAGCCGCGAGGAGATCCTCGGCGCGCTGCACACGTTCACCGGCGCGGTCGTGCTGGTCACCCACGACGAGGGCGCGGTCGACGCGCTCGAGCCGGAGCGGATCATTCTGCTGCCGGACGGCGTCGAGGACCTGTGGGGCCAGGACTACGCGGACCTGGTGGCGCTCGCCTGA
- a CDS encoding class II aldolase/adducin family protein translates to MHEEQAEAWQQLVDTARRTVDEGLVVGTSGNVSVRVGDVVLVTPTGVPYHRLGPGDLCAVDLEGRSVAGKLRPTSELPMHLAVYRASDATAVVHTHAVHATAVSALVDELPAVHYMTAALGGPVRVAPYATYGSDELAAQMLRALRGRSGCLLQNHGTITYGAGLDQAYDRTAQLEWMCRVWLTAASVPGRTPSLLSPEELDRVGVKLRGYGQRGD, encoded by the coding sequence ATGCACGAGGAACAGGCGGAGGCCTGGCAGCAGTTGGTGGACACCGCCCGGAGGACGGTCGACGAGGGCCTCGTGGTGGGCACTTCGGGCAACGTCTCGGTGCGTGTCGGAGACGTCGTCCTGGTGACCCCGACGGGTGTCCCGTACCACCGTCTCGGCCCCGGCGACCTGTGCGCCGTGGACCTCGAAGGCCGTTCGGTGGCCGGGAAGTTGCGCCCGACGAGCGAGCTGCCCATGCACCTCGCCGTCTACCGCGCCTCGGACGCGACCGCCGTGGTGCACACCCACGCGGTGCACGCCACCGCCGTGTCCGCGCTCGTCGACGAACTCCCCGCCGTCCACTACATGACGGCCGCACTCGGCGGCCCCGTGCGCGTCGCGCCGTACGCCACCTACGGCAGCGACGAACTCGCCGCGCAGATGCTCCGTGCCCTCCGCGGACGCAGCGGCTGCCTGCTGCAGAACCACGGCACCATCACGTACGGCGCCGGCCTCGACCAGGCGTACGACCGCACCGCCCAACTGGAGTGGATGTGCCGCGTCTGGCTCACCGCCGCGTCGGTGCCCGGACGCACGCCCAGCCTGCTGTCACCGGAGGAGCTCGACCGCGTGGGCGTCAAACTGCGCGGATACGGGCAGCGGGGGGACTGA
- a CDS encoding helix-turn-helix domain-containing protein: protein MAETLKKGSRVTGAAREKLAADLKKKYDSGASIRALAEETGRSYGFVHRMLSESGVVLRGRGGATRGKKAASS, encoded by the coding sequence GTGGCCGAGACTCTGAAGAAGGGCAGCCGGGTGACCGGCGCTGCGCGCGAGAAGCTCGCGGCAGACCTCAAGAAGAAGTACGACTCCGGTGCGAGCATCCGGGCGCTGGCCGAAGAGACCGGCCGCTCATACGGCTTCGTCCACCGGATGCTCAGCGAATCCGGCGTCGTCCTGCGGGGCCGCGGCGGAGCCACGCGGGGCAAGAAAGCCGCCTCGTCCTGA
- a CDS encoding cobalamin biosynthesis protein yields the protein MRTARAHTYGAVLGYLTDLLLADPRRGHPVAAFGRAAGRVERALWRDHRGAGALHTALCVGGVTAAAAAATALVRGGVRAGVRADGRPDAHPPHACGGWADATDAPAQSSPHAPHSAPHAVLTAAVTWAVLGGTSLAREAAAVGAALEAGDLDEARRRLPRLCGRDPYALDADGLARAVVESVAENTSDAVVGALVWGAVAGVPGMAAFRAANTLDAMVGHKSPAYRRFGWAAARLDDVLGWPGSRLTAALATLAGPDPRGAALAWRTDARAHPSPNAGPVEAAFAGALGVRLGGTLSYGGRIEHRPVLNAPGRTPVPGDIARAVRLSRRVSACALAVTLAARTTPAAGGAASAGGPHRKTGPHQRRGHR from the coding sequence GTGCGGACTGCACGCGCCCACACGTACGGCGCGGTCCTCGGCTATCTCACCGACCTGCTGCTCGCCGACCCGCGGCGCGGCCACCCCGTCGCGGCCTTCGGCCGGGCCGCGGGGCGGGTCGAACGCGCGCTGTGGCGCGACCACCGCGGCGCCGGAGCGCTGCACACGGCGCTGTGCGTCGGCGGCGTCACCGCGGCGGCAGCGGCCGCGACCGCGCTCGTACGGGGCGGCGTGCGGGCGGGCGTACGTGCGGACGGACGGCCGGACGCCCACCCGCCGCACGCCTGCGGCGGGTGGGCGGACGCCACGGACGCGCCCGCCCAGTCCTCCCCGCACGCCCCGCACTCCGCCCCGCACGCCGTCCTGACCGCCGCCGTCACCTGGGCCGTACTCGGCGGAACGTCGCTGGCCCGCGAGGCCGCCGCCGTGGGCGCCGCACTCGAGGCGGGCGACCTCGACGAAGCCCGCCGCCGCCTGCCCCGCCTGTGCGGCCGTGACCCGTACGCGCTGGACGCCGACGGACTCGCGCGCGCGGTGGTCGAATCCGTCGCGGAGAACACCTCGGACGCCGTCGTGGGCGCCCTCGTCTGGGGCGCCGTCGCCGGAGTGCCGGGGATGGCCGCGTTCCGTGCGGCGAACACGCTGGACGCGATGGTCGGCCACAAGTCGCCCGCGTACCGGCGGTTCGGCTGGGCCGCCGCCCGGCTGGACGACGTGCTCGGCTGGCCGGGCTCCCGGCTGACGGCGGCCCTCGCCACGCTGGCCGGGCCGGACCCGCGCGGCGCGGCACTTGCCTGGCGTACGGACGCCCGCGCGCATCCGAGCCCCAACGCGGGCCCGGTGGAAGCCGCGTTCGCGGGTGCGCTGGGCGTACGGCTGGGCGGAACGCTCTCGTACGGAGGCCGAATCGAGCACCGTCCGGTGCTCAACGCTCCCGGGCGCACGCCCGTACCGGGCGACATCGCGCGCGCCGTACGGCTGTCCCGGCGCGTCAGCGCGTGCGCGCTCGCCGTCACCCTTGCCGCGCGTACGACGCCCGCTGCCGGCGGGGCCGCCTCGGCAGGCGGACCACACCGGAAGACCGGACCACACCAGAGGAGGGGGCACCGATGA
- a CDS encoding alpha/beta hydrolase, whose product MRLQTTAAVAATTALGAVAAAAAAGRYAANAALRPARTRRGRPPVPAGFAGPPLTVHSFTHWSPGTAEEAGGDAPEGNPGPGHAGDAGRAGDTGHIALTRSFTAQLPGTYGLSGRGCHAVVGPVLDEPPEDTAADTAVRRLDRITYGDLKPGTRVRLTPLVHVGDPHEALGIDHVEVDIPGESGALPGWFVPGHRDTWVITVHGLGATLDQALNVLPFLHGQQLPVLALSYRGDLGAPSPSNGVGHLGDSEWRDVDAALRYAVRYGADRIVLYGWSTGAYMALRAAANSALRQHVSGLVLDSPVLDRRATLRALAVARGTPRALLPLAVRAAEGRVGLRSERQPGEQPGELPPYHGQETHTGPERPAVPTLLFHGPDDTIAPWAYSRELASRHPHLVSAHTVPHARHAAMWNADPAAYEEALRRFLTSVM is encoded by the coding sequence ATGCGCCTGCAGACGACGGCGGCCGTGGCCGCCACCACCGCGCTGGGTGCCGTGGCCGCCGCGGCGGCGGCCGGACGGTACGCCGCCAACGCCGCCCTGCGGCCCGCACGGACACGCCGTGGCCGCCCGCCGGTGCCGGCGGGCTTCGCGGGTCCGCCGCTCACCGTGCACTCGTTCACCCACTGGTCGCCGGGCACGGCCGAAGAGGCGGGCGGCGACGCCCCCGAGGGCAACCCCGGCCCCGGGCACGCGGGCGACGCCGGACGCGCGGGCGACACCGGGCACATCGCGCTCACCCGCTCGTTCACCGCACAGCTCCCCGGCACGTACGGGCTGTCCGGGCGCGGCTGCCACGCCGTCGTCGGACCGGTGCTGGACGAGCCGCCCGAGGACACAGCGGCGGACACGGCCGTACGGCGGCTGGACCGCATCACGTACGGCGACCTGAAGCCCGGTACGAGGGTGCGGCTCACGCCGCTCGTCCACGTGGGCGATCCGCACGAGGCGCTGGGCATCGACCACGTCGAAGTGGACATCCCCGGTGAAAGCGGCGCCCTTCCCGGCTGGTTCGTGCCCGGTCACCGCGACACGTGGGTCATCACCGTGCACGGGCTCGGCGCCACCCTCGACCAGGCGCTGAACGTGCTGCCGTTCCTGCACGGGCAGCAGCTGCCCGTGCTCGCCCTCTCCTATCGCGGCGACCTCGGCGCGCCCAGCCCCTCCAACGGCGTCGGGCACCTCGGCGACTCCGAGTGGCGCGACGTGGACGCCGCCCTCCGCTACGCCGTGCGCTACGGCGCCGACCGCATCGTCCTGTACGGCTGGTCCACCGGCGCGTACATGGCGCTGCGCGCCGCCGCCAACTCGGCGCTCCGCCAGCACGTCAGCGGCCTCGTACTGGACTCGCCGGTGCTCGACCGCCGCGCCACACTCCGCGCGCTGGCCGTCGCCCGCGGCACACCGCGCGCGCTGCTGCCGCTGGCCGTACGGGCTGCGGAGGGCCGCGTCGGCCTGCGGTCGGAACGGCAGCCCGGCGAGCAGCCCGGTGAACTCCCTCCGTACCACGGCCAGGAGACGCACACCGGTCCCGAGCGGCCGGCCGTGCCCACCCTCCTCTTCCACGGCCCGGACGACACCATCGCCCCCTGGGCGTACTCCCGCGAACTGGCGAGCCGCCATCCGCACCTGGTCTCCGCGCACACCGTGCCGCACGCCCGGCACGCGGCGATGTGGAACGCCGACCCCGCCGCGTACGAGGAGGCGCTGCGCCGCTTCCTCACCTCCGTCATGTGA
- a CDS encoding enoyl-CoA hydratase/isomerase family protein encodes MTEPLLDKDGVLLAVDGAVATVTLANPAKRNAQTPAMWRALDEAGRILPGDVRVVVLRGEGTSFSAGLDRQAFTPEGFDGEPSFLAMAHGSDAELDALIAEYQRAFTWWRRPDVVTIAAVQGHAIGAGFQLALACDLRVCADDVQFAMRETSLGLVPDLTGTKPLVGLVGYARALEICATGRFVHAAEAERTGLANLVVKGTELDEAVSDLTAAILAAPRDAVIETKALLAGAASRTEEEQHAAEREAQGRRLRDLAGLSD; translated from the coding sequence ATGACCGAGCCGCTGCTCGACAAGGACGGCGTGCTGCTCGCTGTGGACGGCGCCGTGGCCACGGTCACGCTCGCCAACCCCGCCAAGCGCAATGCCCAGACCCCCGCGATGTGGCGGGCACTGGACGAGGCCGGGCGGATCCTGCCGGGTGACGTACGGGTCGTCGTGCTGCGCGGGGAGGGCACCTCGTTCTCCGCGGGCCTGGACCGGCAGGCGTTCACCCCCGAGGGCTTCGACGGCGAGCCGTCGTTCCTGGCCATGGCGCACGGCTCCGACGCCGAACTCGACGCGCTCATCGCGGAGTACCAGCGCGCGTTCACCTGGTGGCGGCGCCCCGACGTCGTCACCATCGCGGCCGTGCAGGGCCACGCCATCGGTGCCGGGTTCCAGCTCGCGCTCGCCTGCGACCTGCGGGTGTGCGCGGACGACGTGCAGTTCGCGATGCGCGAGACCAGCCTCGGCCTCGTGCCGGACCTCACCGGCACCAAGCCGCTGGTCGGCCTCGTCGGCTACGCACGCGCGCTGGAGATCTGCGCGACCGGCCGGTTCGTCCACGCCGCCGAGGCGGAGCGCACCGGCCTGGCCAACCTCGTCGTCAAGGGCACCGAACTGGACGAGGCCGTCTCCGATCTCACCGCCGCGATCCTCGCCGCCCCGCGCGACGCCGTGATCGAGACCAAGGCGCTGCTCGCGGGCGCCGCCTCCCGTACGGAGGAGGAGCAGCACGCGGCCGAGCGCGAGGCGCAGGGGCGGCGGCTGCGCGACCTCGCGGGGCTGTCCGACTAG
- a CDS encoding VOC family protein, translated as MAEIPTVYPTLLYRDAKAAVRQLCSAFGFTEDVVYAGEDGTVLHAELSHGNGTVMLGSKGSGGVFDTAMASAGPAAVYVVVADADEHFRRAREAGAEILMEPTDQEYGSRDYMARDAEGNVWSFGTYAPGQGG; from the coding sequence ATGGCTGAGATTCCGACCGTGTACCCGACACTGCTCTACCGCGACGCGAAGGCGGCGGTACGCCAGCTCTGCAGCGCCTTCGGCTTCACCGAGGACGTCGTGTACGCGGGCGAGGACGGCACCGTCCTGCACGCGGAACTCTCGCACGGGAACGGCACCGTGATGCTCGGCTCGAAGGGCAGCGGAGGCGTCTTCGACACGGCGATGGCGAGCGCGGGACCGGCCGCCGTCTACGTGGTCGTGGCGGACGCGGACGAGCACTTCCGGCGGGCGCGCGAGGCGGGCGCGGAGATCCTGATGGAGCCCACGGACCAGGAGTACGGCTCGCGGGACTACATGGCGCGGGACGCCGAGGGCAACGTCTGGAGCTTCGGCACGTACGCACCGGGGCAGGGCGGCTGA